A stretch of Triticum aestivum cultivar Chinese Spring chromosome 1D, IWGSC CS RefSeq v2.1, whole genome shotgun sequence DNA encodes these proteins:
- the LOC123157437 gene encoding uncharacterized protein has protein sequence MLTTSTTSYPHVPAPTTYRKTILRNLWLGRTGDDTQKSLLEVAKFGHYVVVNWTVFEGEGNGAKLVARGQGSTICAGSWISTYVIVFVDGRFKGSTLQVMGNALGVNGQLAVTGGTWEFALASGIIKVDFDKLTGVDHLTVEVYTPVFLGPCYAAAEN, from the exons atgctcaccacgagCACCACGAGCTACCCC cacgTCCCTGCACCCACTACATACAGAAAGACTATCCTCCGCAACCTGTGGTTGGGCCGCACTGGTGATGACACCCAGAAATCCCTTCTTGAGGTGGCCAAGTTTGGGCATTACGTTGTTGTCAACTGGACTGTATTTGAAGGAGAGGGCAACGGGGCGAAGCTAGTCGCCCGTGGACAAGGAAGCACCATATGCGCCGGTAGCTGGATATCTACTTACGTCATAGTGTTTGTGGATGGCAG GTTCAAAGGATCCACCCTTCAAGTGATGGGAAACGCCTTGGGTGTTAATGGTCAGTTGGCTGTTACTGGTGGGACTTGGGAGTTTGCTCTTGCAAGTGGTATCATCAAGGTGGATTTTGACAAACTTACTGGTGTTGACCACCTTACGGTGGAAGTGTATACACCAGTGTTCTTAGGACCATGTTATGCAGCAGCGGAGAATTAG